The Clostridioides sp. ES-S-0010-02 genome window below encodes:
- a CDS encoding EFR1 family ferrodoxin (N-terminal region resembles flavodoxins. C-terminal ferrodoxin region binds two 4Fe-4S clusters.), with translation MLGIYFSGTGNSKYCIEKFLQEYDMTSKAFSIEDKQLLHQISQHKDIVFSYPTQYSNIPKILKDFIINHQNLWKDKRVFIITTMGLFSGDRAGILARLLKKYGAVTIGGLHLKMPDSIADEKALKKTLESNKKLITNAEQKIKHAVRKIQDGTPPQDGIGIFHHIAGLFGQRLYFINKTKYYSDKLKISADKCIGCGKCVSLCCLKNIVVKNGVAIPGNQCTMCYRCVNNCPKQAITLLGKRVIEQSKIEKYL, from the coding sequence ATGTTAGGAATATATTTCAGTGGAACAGGCAATTCAAAATATTGTATAGAAAAGTTTTTGCAGGAATATGATATGACATCAAAGGCATTTTCTATTGAAGATAAGCAATTGTTACATCAAATTAGTCAGCATAAAGATATTGTATTTAGCTATCCTACACAATACAGCAACATACCTAAAATATTAAAGGACTTTATAATCAATCATCAAAATTTATGGAAAGACAAGCGAGTTTTTATTATTACAACAATGGGGTTATTCAGTGGAGATAGAGCAGGTATCTTAGCTCGTTTGCTTAAAAAATATGGTGCAGTCACTATTGGAGGTTTACATTTAAAAATGCCTGATAGCATTGCTGATGAAAAGGCATTAAAAAAGACTTTAGAAAGCAACAAGAAACTCATAACAAATGCAGAACAAAAAATAAAGCATGCTGTAAGAAAAATACAAGATGGAACTCCACCACAAGATGGAATCGGAATTTTTCATCATATAGCAGGTTTATTTGGACAAAGGTTATATTTTATTAATAAAACAAAATACTATTCAGACAAATTAAAAATAAGTGCTGATAAATGTATTGGCTGTGGAAAATGTGTAAGCCTATGTTGCTTGAAAAATATTGTTGTGAAAAATGGTGTTGCTATACCAGGAAATCAATGTACTATGTGTTATCGCTGTGTTAATAATTGCCCAAAACAGGCAATTACCTTATTAGGTAAACGTGTAATTGAACAAAGTAAAATTGAAAAATATCTATAA